In the genome of Rhizobium etli 8C-3, one region contains:
- a CDS encoding glycerophosphodiester phosphodiesterase family protein: protein MAIAVFAAAVYLNNTSLLASHRQGMPVLLAHRGIAQRFDERDLTNDTCTAARMLPPKHDYLENTIRSIRAGFDAGADIVEVDVHPTTDGQFAIFHDWTLDCRTNGHGLTRAHSMAQMKALDIGYGYTADGGKTFPFRGTGIGQMPTLDEVLQTFPDRRLLINVKSRDPSEGEKLAAVLNALSAARLELIMVYGGNEPVQTIQRLAPDVKTASRASLKACLLGYIGYGWTGILPQACKNTMVLVPVNIAPWLWGWPDRFLNRMEAGNSVVFALGPYRGGDFSTGIDTPELLAKLPVDYSGGIWTNEIEAIGKLSGN from the coding sequence ATGGCAATCGCCGTCTTCGCCGCAGCCGTATATCTGAACAATACCAGTCTTTTGGCATCGCACCGGCAAGGCATGCCCGTGCTTTTGGCACATCGCGGGATCGCCCAGCGTTTCGACGAGCGGGATTTGACGAACGACACTTGCACGGCAGCGCGCATGCTGCCGCCGAAGCACGACTATCTGGAAAACACCATTCGCTCGATTCGCGCGGGCTTCGATGCGGGTGCGGATATCGTCGAGGTCGATGTCCATCCGACGACGGATGGGCAGTTCGCGATCTTCCACGACTGGACGCTCGACTGCCGCACGAACGGGCACGGCCTCACCCGCGCGCACTCGATGGCGCAAATGAAGGCGCTCGATATCGGCTATGGCTACACGGCCGACGGCGGCAAGACCTTTCCTTTCCGAGGGACCGGCATTGGCCAGATGCCGACGCTTGACGAGGTGCTTCAGACGTTTCCGGACAGGCGGCTGCTGATCAATGTCAAAAGCCGGGATCCCTCCGAAGGCGAGAAACTGGCTGCCGTCCTCAACGCTCTTTCTGCCGCGCGCCTTGAACTGATCATGGTCTATGGCGGCAACGAGCCCGTCCAAACCATTCAGCGCCTGGCGCCAGACGTCAAGACGGCATCGCGCGCGAGCCTCAAAGCCTGCCTGCTCGGATATATCGGCTACGGCTGGACGGGCATCCTGCCGCAAGCCTGCAAGAACACGATGGTTCTTGTTCCGGTCAATATCGCCCCGTGGCTCTGGGGCTGGCCGGACCGTTTCCTCAACCGCATGGAGGCTGGAAACAGCGTGGTCTTTGCGCTCGGCCCCTATCGCGGCGGCGATTTTTCGACGGGGATCGATACGCCCGAACTGCTGGCAAAGCTGCCCGTCGACTATTCCGGTGGCATCTGGACGAACGAAATCGAGGCGATCGGCAAGCTCAGCGGAAATTAG
- a CDS encoding TIGR03808 family TAT-translocated repetitive protein — protein MYLRRNMLGLAGAALVLPMAGLAFASSKRSASGWALDASGAANSNLQALIDEAARNDMPLYLPAGTYEASNLVLPDNARIFGVSGASRILHRGSVNSAKGARRIELSGIVIEGSGGMSGEVNSGLLQLTGIANVQIDNCEIRQSGKHGLRLERCGGRIERSRISGAAQAGIFAVDSTGIAITGNTVADCGNGGILVHRWEKGEDGTAITGNRVRRIRANDGGTGQNGNGINVFRAGGVMVADNQIADCAFSAVRANSGDNVQITGNQCLRSGETAIYAEFDFQGAVLSGNLVDGAANGISIANFNEGGRLATIIGNIVRNLRRDGPYEPEVGFGIGIAAEADTTISGNVVEDAPLFAMQLGWGPYLRNLVVTGNVLRKAPVGCAVSVAQGSGTAVITDNVFQEITEGAVLGFEWEKKVSGDLTQAGSEQYPHLTIERNRSS, from the coding sequence ATGTATCTGCGGCGCAATATGCTCGGCCTTGCCGGTGCAGCTTTGGTCCTGCCGATGGCCGGTCTTGCCTTCGCTAGCTCAAAACGGTCCGCATCCGGCTGGGCGCTGGATGCATCGGGCGCGGCAAACAGCAACCTGCAGGCTCTGATCGACGAGGCGGCACGCAACGACATGCCGCTTTATCTTCCGGCCGGGACCTATGAAGCTTCAAACCTCGTGCTTCCGGACAATGCCCGCATTTTCGGCGTTTCGGGTGCATCGCGCATTCTTCATCGAGGCAGCGTCAATTCAGCGAAAGGCGCCCGGCGGATCGAGCTTTCCGGTATCGTCATCGAGGGTAGCGGCGGGATGAGCGGCGAGGTCAACAGCGGCCTGTTACAGTTGACCGGCATTGCCAACGTGCAGATCGACAACTGCGAAATCAGGCAATCCGGCAAGCATGGACTGCGCCTTGAGCGCTGCGGCGGCCGGATCGAACGCAGCCGTATTTCGGGGGCGGCGCAGGCCGGCATCTTCGCAGTCGATTCCACCGGCATTGCGATCACCGGAAATACGGTTGCCGATTGCGGCAACGGCGGCATTCTCGTGCACCGCTGGGAAAAGGGCGAGGATGGCACCGCCATTACCGGCAACCGCGTAAGACGCATCAGGGCCAATGACGGCGGTACGGGGCAGAACGGCAACGGCATCAATGTCTTTCGCGCCGGCGGCGTGATGGTGGCAGATAACCAGATCGCCGATTGCGCGTTTAGCGCCGTGCGAGCCAATTCCGGCGACAACGTCCAGATCACCGGCAATCAATGCCTGCGCTCCGGCGAGACGGCGATCTATGCCGAATTCGATTTTCAAGGTGCCGTCTTGTCCGGCAATCTCGTCGATGGTGCTGCAAACGGCATATCGATCGCCAATTTCAACGAAGGCGGAAGGCTGGCCACCATCATCGGCAACATCGTGCGGAACCTGAGGCGCGACGGCCCCTACGAACCCGAGGTCGGCTTCGGCATCGGAATTGCCGCCGAAGCCGACACGACCATCTCGGGCAATGTCGTCGAAGACGCCCCGCTCTTTGCGATGCAGCTCGGCTGGGGGCCTTATCTGCGCAATCTCGTTGTTACCGGAAATGTCCTGCGCAAGGCCCCCGTCGGCTGTGCGGTTTCGGTGGCACAAGGCTCAGGCACGGCGGTGATCACCGACAACGTCTTCCAGGAAATCACCGAGGGGGCAGTCTTGGGCTTCGAATGGGAGAAAAAGGTCTCCGGCGACCTTACGCAAGCAGGCAGCGAACAATACCCGCATCTGACCATCGAGCGGAACCGCAGCAGCTGA
- a CDS encoding cisplatin damage response ATP-dependent DNA ligase — translation MKPFADLLDRLVLTPSRKGKLKLLTDYFRDTPDPDRGYGLAAIAGTLEVRNVKPAMLRDLTLERMDEVLFRYSYDYVGDLAETISLVWDNEKDVDRSAFVQPRLGEVLTRMNSLGRTEVRSFVRDTLNRLDPSGRFAFIKLATGAMRIGVSARLAKQALADLGGKDIIEIETLWHGLEPPYESLFEWLEGRGGKPVLATPAIFHSVMLAHPVEDNDLSGLDPADYAAEWKWDGIRVQLSRSGETRKIYSRSGDDISGAFPDIVDSISFNGVLDGELLVGGTARSNSPTRTFSDLQQRLNRKTVTAKMLDEYPAFIRAYDLLFDGQEDVRGNSFIDRRDRLSEIIEQAPHDRFDLSPLVAFSTWDELDKLRTSPPDPVIEGVMIKRRDSIYQAGRMKGPWFKWKRNPYNVDAVLMYAQRGHGKRSSYYSDFTFGVWTETPDGEQLVPVGKAYFGFTDQELELLDKFVRNNTVERFGPVRAVRADREFGFVVEVAFEGINRSTRHKSGVAMRFPRISRLRPDKPSYEADRLETLVAMIDESRGTGPPARQ, via the coding sequence ATGAAACCCTTTGCCGATCTCCTCGACCGTCTTGTCCTGACGCCCAGCCGCAAGGGCAAGCTGAAGCTCCTGACCGACTATTTCCGCGACACACCCGACCCGGACCGCGGTTATGGGCTTGCAGCGATCGCCGGGACGCTCGAAGTGCGCAACGTCAAGCCTGCCATGCTGCGCGATCTGACGCTTGAGCGGATGGACGAGGTGTTGTTCCGCTACTCCTACGACTATGTCGGAGACCTTGCCGAAACGATCTCACTCGTCTGGGACAACGAAAAGGACGTCGATCGCTCCGCCTTTGTCCAGCCGCGCCTCGGCGAGGTCCTCACCCGCATGAATTCGCTCGGCCGCACCGAAGTCCGCAGTTTCGTCCGCGATACGCTCAACCGGCTGGATCCGTCTGGCCGCTTCGCCTTCATCAAGCTCGCCACCGGCGCCATGCGCATCGGCGTCTCGGCGCGGCTTGCCAAACAGGCACTGGCCGATCTCGGCGGTAAGGACATAATCGAGATCGAAACGCTATGGCACGGTCTGGAGCCGCCCTATGAATCGCTCTTCGAATGGCTGGAGGGCAGGGGCGGCAAGCCGGTGCTCGCGACGCCCGCGATCTTCCATTCCGTCATGCTCGCCCATCCGGTGGAGGACAACGATCTCAGCGGCCTCGACCCGGCCGATTATGCGGCGGAATGGAAGTGGGACGGTATCCGTGTCCAGCTTTCGCGCTCCGGCGAAACGCGCAAGATCTATTCGCGCTCCGGCGACGACATCTCCGGTGCCTTCCCGGATATTGTGGACTCCATCAGCTTCAACGGCGTACTCGACGGCGAACTGCTCGTCGGCGGGACCGCACGCTCGAACAGCCCGACGAGAACCTTTTCCGACCTTCAGCAGCGCTTGAACCGCAAGACGGTGACGGCGAAGATGCTCGACGAATACCCGGCCTTCATCCGGGCCTACGACTTGCTGTTCGACGGCCAAGAGGATGTGCGCGGCAACAGCTTCATCGACCGGCGCGACCGGCTCTCGGAGATCATCGAGCAGGCGCCGCACGATCGGTTCGACCTTTCGCCGCTCGTCGCCTTTTCGACATGGGATGAATTGGACAAGCTGCGTACTTCGCCGCCGGATCCCGTGATCGAGGGCGTGATGATCAAACGCCGGGACAGCATCTATCAGGCGGGCCGCATGAAGGGCCCGTGGTTCAAGTGGAAGCGCAATCCTTACAACGTCGACGCCGTCTTGATGTATGCCCAGCGTGGCCATGGCAAGCGCTCGAGCTACTATTCCGACTTCACCTTCGGTGTCTGGACCGAGACGCCGGACGGCGAACAGCTGGTGCCAGTCGGCAAGGCCTATTTCGGCTTCACCGATCAGGAGCTGGAACTGCTCGATAAATTCGTCCGCAACAACACCGTCGAGCGTTTCGGTCCGGTTCGGGCCGTGCGCGCAGATCGGGAGTTCGGCTTCGTCGTCGAGGTCGCCTTCGAAGGCATCAACCGCTCGACGCGGCACAAGTCCGGTGTGGCGATGCGCTTTCCGCGCATCTCGAGGCTGCGGCCGGACAAGCCTTCCTACGAGGCAGACCGCCTTGAAACGCTGGTCGCGATGATCGACGAAAGCCGTGGTACTGGCCCGCCTGCGCGACAATGA
- a CDS encoding alpha/beta hydrolase family protein: MSFDDDRNASFRQRRAIIAGMAGALMLPRAASAFNVPDQPRLITHDYAKVRRRFRTKLLQKGPAPDKYEALGAPPDGEQIFYRSGAGGELELAAWVSKYKRGHHARPGVLFLHGGNAMGVGQWQLLKPYCEAGFVVLMPSVRGENGQMGNFSGFYDEVDDVLAAAERLAHLPGVDANRLFVAGHSIGGTLTMLAAMSTHRFRAAAPISGNPDAFRFFNRYPQDIRFDDGNKHEFEVRSALCYAQSFKCPVHLVHGTQEDQFNDRAVLLAARARAAGIRIETDRVAGNHTSALPAEIDQSIRFFRSVAA; encoded by the coding sequence ATGTCCTTTGACGACGATCGAAATGCCTCTTTCCGCCAACGCCGCGCGATCATCGCCGGTATGGCGGGTGCCCTCATGCTTCCCCGCGCCGCCTCTGCCTTCAATGTTCCGGATCAGCCACGCCTGATCACCCACGACTATGCCAAGGTCCGCCGCCGTTTCCGCACGAAGCTGCTGCAGAAGGGTCCTGCGCCGGACAAGTACGAGGCATTGGGCGCGCCGCCGGATGGCGAACAGATATTCTACCGCTCAGGCGCCGGCGGCGAGCTCGAACTGGCGGCCTGGGTCAGCAAATACAAGCGCGGGCACCATGCAAGGCCCGGTGTGCTTTTCCTTCACGGCGGCAATGCCATGGGCGTTGGCCAGTGGCAGCTCCTGAAACCCTATTGCGAGGCCGGTTTCGTCGTGCTGATGCCGTCTGTGCGCGGTGAAAATGGCCAGATGGGCAATTTTTCCGGCTTCTACGACGAGGTGGACGATGTTCTTGCCGCAGCCGAGCGACTGGCGCATCTGCCGGGTGTCGATGCGAACCGGCTGTTTGTGGCAGGCCACAGCATCGGCGGCACGCTGACCATGCTTGCCGCCATGAGCACGCACCGTTTCCGCGCCGCCGCCCCGATTTCCGGCAATCCGGACGCCTTCCGATTCTTCAATCGCTACCCGCAGGACATCCGCTTCGACGACGGCAACAAGCACGAATTCGAGGTTCGCTCGGCACTTTGCTACGCACAAAGCTTCAAGTGCCCCGTCCACCTCGTGCACGGCACGCAAGAGGATCAATTCAACGACCGTGCCGTCCTGCTCGCTGCCCGCGCCCGTGCGGCCGGTATCCGCATCGAAACCGACAGGGTGGCCGGCAACCACACATCCGCGCTGCCGGCCGAAATCGATCAAAGCATCCGCTTTTTCCGCAGTGTGGCCGCTTGA
- a CDS encoding MFS transporter — MTFTKSRSGPRLALLLLCAANFLDAMDVSTIGVALPAIQIELGMQATSLQWAVSAYVLGYGGFLLLGGRVADVFGHRRVFLWSLAVFAAASIAGGFVDSGPTLIAARLIKGIAAAFTAPAALALLLSVFGEGSARAKALGIFSSTGAAGFVLGMVLGGAATIFSWRATLVMGAPVAILTLAIAPFVLPADERRGADRPRFDWAGALTITPGLLLFVFGITNAAADGWSAFPTWGALTAAAALILIFLAVEARHADPMVPLAMFGRARLSHANAVAALFQGVYVGFQFIATLYYQNELGWSAFGTGFCFALGGVFVMFLAPRFAAIAQNRGTTGLMAVGVALQAASYIFWVAAVGDINPVLLVVLSQVPLGLGYALTYPSVQVAALADVEEDKSGLASGMLFAAFQIGGGIVLAAASAVFGAAPSFGLDPYVAGVAFTALLAVAVVLLAALGPRTSPLRAAAAYQAAE; from the coding sequence ATGACTTTCACAAAATCTCGAAGTGGGCCGAGGCTGGCATTGCTATTGCTCTGCGCCGCCAATTTCCTGGACGCCATGGACGTTTCGACCATCGGCGTTGCGCTTCCTGCCATTCAGATCGAACTCGGCATGCAGGCAACCTCGCTGCAATGGGCCGTCAGCGCCTATGTCCTCGGCTATGGCGGCTTCCTGCTGCTCGGCGGCCGTGTTGCCGATGTTTTCGGTCACCGCCGCGTCTTTCTCTGGTCGCTTGCCGTCTTTGCGGCTGCGAGTATCGCGGGCGGCTTCGTCGACAGCGGGCCGACGCTGATTGCCGCCCGCCTGATCAAGGGCATCGCCGCGGCCTTTACTGCACCGGCCGCTTTGGCGCTACTGCTTTCCGTCTTCGGGGAGGGCAGCGCCCGCGCAAAGGCGCTTGGGATCTTCTCCTCCACTGGCGCGGCCGGGTTCGTGCTTGGCATGGTGCTCGGCGGTGCGGCCACGATTTTCAGCTGGCGGGCGACGCTCGTCATGGGCGCTCCTGTGGCGATTCTCACGCTGGCGATCGCGCCATTCGTCCTGCCCGCAGACGAGCGCCGGGGAGCTGACCGTCCGCGTTTCGACTGGGCAGGCGCCTTGACCATCACCCCCGGCCTGCTGCTCTTCGTCTTCGGCATCACCAACGCCGCAGCCGACGGCTGGAGCGCCTTTCCCACCTGGGGTGCACTGACTGCGGCGGCCGCCCTGATCCTGATCTTCCTTGCCGTTGAGGCCCGGCATGCTGATCCGATGGTGCCGCTTGCGATGTTCGGCCGGGCAAGACTCAGCCATGCCAATGCCGTTGCCGCCCTCTTTCAAGGCGTCTATGTCGGCTTCCAGTTCATCGCGACGCTCTACTATCAAAACGAGCTCGGCTGGTCGGCCTTCGGCACCGGCTTCTGCTTCGCTTTAGGCGGCGTCTTCGTCATGTTCCTGGCGCCACGCTTTGCCGCGATCGCGCAAAATCGCGGCACTACAGGCCTCATGGCGGTCGGCGTGGCACTGCAGGCAGCAAGCTACATCTTCTGGGTGGCGGCTGTCGGCGACATCAATCCGGTCCTGCTCGTCGTCCTGTCGCAGGTCCCGCTCGGCCTCGGTTACGCACTGACCTATCCCTCCGTTCAGGTCGCGGCACTCGCTGATGTCGAGGAAGACAAATCCGGCCTGGCTTCCGGCATGCTCTTTGCCGCCTTCCAGATCGGCGGCGGCATCGTGCTCGCTGCCGCCTCCGCCGTCTTCGGCGCGGCGCCGTCCTTCGGCCTTGATCCCTATGTGGCAGGCGTCGCCTTCACGGCGCTGCTTGCCGTCGCGGTCGTGCTTCTCGCTGCCCTCGGTCCAAGGACGTCGCCGCTGCGCGCCGCAGCAGCCTATCAGGCGGCCGAGTAA
- a CDS encoding LysR family transcriptional regulator produces MINDAILRKIDLNLLLAFSVLMQERNVSRAAERLLLGQPGLSAALRRLREALDDELFVRVGRGLQPTPRALAIAPAIEDALSGIERAIRPPAAFDPASWKGEFRIGLCDNLESAFFGPLAARLRELAPGARLVGVAFHKRDAARLLDEGAYDFSVSIHDEPASWHVRHPLFDQCSISIFDPKQLRLKTPLTLEDFTRADHVGVSFEGSNGSTNVDIALARLGHSRQVVATVPRFSALPTALRAMPVIATIPESIARCMAQLHGLTVSVPPIPLPAEPVTMLYRRVDRADGRSVWLRRLFIDVASAALQASGCRMGISSAAA; encoded by the coding sequence ATGATAAATGACGCGATCCTTCGGAAAATCGACCTGAACCTCCTGCTGGCCTTTTCGGTGCTGATGCAGGAACGCAATGTCAGCCGCGCGGCCGAGCGGCTACTGCTTGGCCAGCCGGGGCTTTCGGCAGCGCTGCGGCGGCTGCGAGAAGCGCTGGACGACGAATTGTTCGTCCGCGTAGGACGCGGCCTGCAGCCGACGCCGCGCGCGCTTGCCATCGCACCGGCAATCGAGGATGCGCTTTCCGGCATCGAGCGGGCCATCCGCCCGCCCGCTGCCTTTGACCCCGCCAGCTGGAAAGGCGAATTCCGCATCGGCCTGTGCGACAATCTCGAATCAGCCTTCTTCGGCCCGCTTGCGGCGCGCCTGCGGGAACTGGCGCCGGGCGCCCGGCTGGTCGGTGTGGCTTTCCACAAACGCGACGCCGCACGCCTGCTCGACGAGGGCGCCTATGATTTCAGCGTCTCGATCCACGACGAGCCCGCCTCCTGGCATGTCCGCCATCCGCTCTTCGACCAGTGTTCGATCTCGATCTTCGATCCGAAGCAGCTCAGGCTGAAGACCCCGCTGACCCTCGAGGACTTCACCAGGGCAGACCATGTCGGCGTCTCGTTCGAAGGCAGCAACGGCTCGACCAATGTCGATATCGCCCTTGCCCGATTGGGGCACAGCAGGCAGGTGGTGGCCACGGTGCCCCGCTTTTCCGCCCTGCCGACGGCGCTGCGGGCCATGCCGGTGATCGCGACGATCCCGGAATCGATCGCCCGCTGCATGGCGCAATTGCATGGACTGACGGTTTCAGTGCCGCCGATCCCGCTGCCTGCCGAACCGGTCACGATGCTCTACCGCCGCGTCGACCGGGCGGACGGACGTTCCGTCTGGTTGCGCCGGCTCTTCATCGATGTTGCCAGCGCCGCACTTCAAGCATCGGGCTGCCGGATGGGCATTTCCAGCGCGGCCGCCTAG
- a CDS encoding cell wall hydrolase yields MRARYELGKTISGILFAGLAATGCTTAAKAPPPTARPSSTAKPASAKVTYNYTARDRDCLKRAMYFESEHADRDGYVAVGTVVMNRLTSPAYPDTICEVVAQEKQFAPGVMTRVVDPMAGPELDSAVDGILRGERHPGVQNAMFFHTDGLKFPYRNMHYVVEAGGNVFYEKRGRDGTLQTPAPLPAYEVAMNYVSDPRLSGPVQFAGVQPFATSAQIEVLLPEKGPIPRAMPDLASIPDATTTSAIPAVPPASTAPGTVMPPEGSPIALPTPRPSYNSAGLAAGHLPAGG; encoded by the coding sequence TTGAGGGCGCGATACGAATTGGGCAAAACCATCTCCGGGATTCTCTTCGCCGGACTGGCTGCAACAGGGTGCACGACGGCCGCCAAGGCGCCACCGCCGACTGCACGTCCTTCTTCCACCGCCAAACCAGCATCAGCCAAAGTGACTTATAATTACACGGCACGGGACCGCGATTGTCTGAAGCGCGCCATGTATTTCGAATCCGAACACGCCGATCGCGATGGCTATGTCGCGGTCGGAACAGTCGTGATGAACCGGCTCACCTCGCCCGCCTATCCCGACACGATTTGCGAGGTCGTAGCGCAGGAAAAGCAGTTCGCGCCCGGCGTCATGACCAGGGTCGTCGATCCGATGGCCGGACCGGAACTCGATTCTGCCGTGGACGGGATCTTGCGCGGGGAACGGCATCCCGGCGTGCAGAACGCCATGTTCTTCCACACCGACGGCCTGAAATTCCCCTATCGCAACATGCATTATGTCGTCGAAGCCGGCGGCAACGTCTTTTATGAAAAGCGCGGCAGGGACGGAACACTGCAAACGCCGGCACCGCTGCCGGCCTATGAAGTGGCAATGAACTACGTTTCCGACCCGCGGCTGTCAGGCCCGGTCCAGTTCGCAGGCGTGCAGCCGTTCGCGACCTCCGCGCAAATCGAAGTGTTGCTGCCGGAGAAGGGGCCAATCCCGAGGGCCATGCCCGACCTGGCCTCGATACCGGATGCCACCACGACTTCCGCCATTCCGGCCGTTCCACCGGCATCGACGGCTCCAGGCACGGTCATGCCGCCGGAAGGTTCACCAATCGCACTGCCGACACCCCGCCCCTCCTACAACAGTGCAGGACTGGCTGCCGGCCATCTGCCGGCGGGCGGCTGA
- a CDS encoding L,D-transpeptidase, with amino-acid sequence MDSSRRVFVFAGLAVAALGLGGCNILVPDTAATDPARFVQETSPVFYEPPGVDPRKVRAISDPPVPQVRDLYSTQFNQTYGLPVTSPVNAALYGELRDGDFLLPAIPVSRLSPEHLRQEVDYPTQEKPGTVIVDTRARHLYLVEPNGKAIRYGVGIGREGFAWSGRGVIQWKQKWPRWTPPAEMVSRQPDIRPFSAENGGMNPGLGNPLGARAMYIFNDGKDTLYRVHGTPDWQSIGKATSSGCVRMLNQDVVDLYERVPSKAEIVVM; translated from the coding sequence ATGGATTCTTCGCGCCGGGTGTTTGTCTTTGCCGGCCTTGCCGTGGCGGCTCTGGGTCTCGGCGGCTGCAACATCCTTGTTCCGGATACGGCTGCGACCGATCCGGCCCGCTTCGTGCAGGAGACTTCGCCGGTTTTCTATGAGCCGCCGGGTGTTGACCCGCGCAAGGTGAGGGCGATTTCCGATCCGCCGGTGCCGCAGGTGCGCGATCTCTACTCGACGCAATTCAACCAGACCTACGGCCTGCCGGTCACCAGTCCGGTGAACGCTGCCCTTTACGGCGAGCTTCGCGATGGCGATTTCCTTTTGCCGGCCATTCCGGTGAGCCGCCTTAGTCCCGAGCATCTCCGGCAGGAGGTCGACTACCCGACGCAGGAAAAGCCCGGCACCGTCATCGTCGATACGCGCGCGCGCCACCTCTATCTCGTCGAGCCGAACGGCAAGGCGATCCGCTATGGCGTCGGCATCGGCCGCGAGGGCTTTGCCTGGTCGGGCCGCGGCGTCATCCAGTGGAAGCAGAAATGGCCGCGCTGGACGCCGCCTGCCGAGATGGTCTCGCGCCAACCGGATATCCGCCCCTTCTCGGCCGAAAACGGCGGTATGAATCCGGGTCTCGGAAACCCGCTCGGCGCCCGCGCCATGTACATCTTCAACGATGGCAAGGATACGCTCTATCGCGTGCACGGCACGCCGGATTGGCAATCGATCGGCAAGGCGACCTCGTCGGGCTGCGTGCGCATGCTCAACCAGGACGTCGTCGACCTTTACGAGCGCGTTCCATCCAAGGCCGAGATCGTTGTGATGTAG
- a CDS encoding ligase-associated DNA damage response exonuclease gives MRPDALLFPAPEGLYCPQGGFYVDPVRPVEQALVTHGHSDHARPGHRHVLATRQTLDIMRLRCGEGFCASEQAVEYGEKLELNGVKVSFYPAGHVLGSAQIAIEKNGTRIVVSGDYKRRADPTCAAYVPVPCDVFITEATFGLPVFHHPDPMEEIGKVLGSLRQFPERTHLIGAYALGKAQRVIRLLRDAGFDEPIYIHGAMERLCEYYAGQGIDLGDLRPATVEGRDKSAFRGAVVVGPSSAFADRWARRFNEPLPAFASGWMMVRQRAKQQGVELPLVISDHCDWPELADTINELSPAEVWVTHGREEALVRWCELHGIKARPLHLVGYEDEGD, from the coding sequence ATGCGACCCGATGCTCTTCTTTTTCCGGCTCCTGAAGGGCTATATTGCCCGCAGGGCGGATTCTATGTCGATCCGGTGCGGCCGGTGGAGCAGGCGCTCGTTACGCATGGCCATTCCGATCATGCCCGCCCTGGCCACCGGCATGTTCTTGCGACGCGCCAGACGCTTGACATCATGCGCCTGCGCTGCGGTGAGGGGTTCTGTGCCAGCGAGCAGGCCGTCGAATACGGCGAAAAGCTGGAATTGAACGGCGTCAAGGTAAGCTTTTATCCGGCAGGCCACGTCCTCGGCTCTGCTCAGATCGCGATTGAGAAGAACGGCACCCGCATCGTCGTTTCCGGCGACTACAAGCGCCGTGCGGACCCGACCTGTGCGGCCTATGTGCCGGTGCCGTGCGACGTCTTCATCACCGAAGCGACCTTCGGGCTGCCGGTGTTCCATCATCCCGATCCGATGGAGGAGATCGGCAAGGTGCTTGGCTCGCTCCGGCAGTTTCCGGAGCGCACGCATCTGATCGGCGCCTATGCGCTCGGCAAGGCCCAGCGCGTCATCCGTCTGCTGCGCGATGCCGGTTTCGACGAGCCGATCTATATCCACGGTGCCATGGAGCGGCTTTGCGAATATTATGCCGGGCAGGGCATCGACCTCGGCGACCTGCGGCCGGCGACCGTTGAAGGCCGCGACAAATCCGCCTTCAGGGGCGCCGTTGTCGTCGGTCCGTCCTCGGCCTTCGCCGATCGCTGGGCGCGCCGCTTCAACGAGCCGCTTCCCGCCTTCGCATCCGGCTGGATGATGGTGCGCCAGCGCGCCAAGCAGCAGGGTGTCGAACTGCCGCTCGTCATCTCCGACCATTGCGACTGGCCGGAACTTGCCGACACGATTAACGAACTCAGCCCCGCCGAAGTCTGGGTCACCCACGGCCGCGAGGAAGCGCTGGTCCGCTGGTGCGAGCTGCACGGCATCAAGGCGAGGCCGCTGCATCTGGTAGGCTATGAGGACGAGGGAGATTGA
- a CDS encoding L,D-transpeptidase has protein sequence MSLEKSLSRRNFLSFSALTAASALAGCASTSAPSVQPVGFRFPRPFETTPAPTDAELDVIYGPIEDGGFLIPAVPYQQIDPRYYRQQVIDPTGERPGTIVVDTPSRFLYLVQPGGTAMRYGVGIGREGFAWSGNGVIQWKQKWPRWKPPNEMVARQPELAKYSIERGGMEPGLLNPLGARALYIFSNGEDTLYRLHGNPEWRSIGKAVSSGCVRLLNQDIIDLYDRVPNKTPIVVWQ, from the coding sequence ATGAGTCTCGAAAAATCTCTCTCCCGCCGCAACTTTCTCTCCTTTTCGGCTTTGACGGCGGCCTCCGCGCTCGCCGGCTGCGCTTCCACTTCGGCACCGAGCGTACAACCCGTCGGTTTCCGTTTCCCACGCCCTTTCGAGACGACGCCCGCTCCTACGGATGCCGAGCTTGACGTGATTTACGGCCCCATCGAGGACGGAGGCTTCCTGATCCCCGCCGTCCCTTACCAGCAGATCGATCCGCGCTACTATCGCCAGCAGGTCATCGATCCGACAGGCGAGCGTCCAGGCACGATCGTCGTCGATACGCCGTCGCGCTTCCTCTATCTCGTCCAGCCGGGCGGGACAGCCATGCGCTACGGCGTCGGCATCGGACGCGAAGGCTTTGCCTGGTCCGGCAACGGCGTCATTCAATGGAAGCAGAAGTGGCCGCGCTGGAAGCCGCCGAATGAGATGGTTGCCCGGCAGCCAGAACTTGCAAAATACTCGATCGAACGCGGCGGCATGGAGCCTGGCCTCCTGAACCCGCTCGGCGCCCGCGCGCTCTATATCTTCTCGAATGGCGAAGATACGCTCTACCGCCTGCACGGCAATCCCGAATGGCGCTCGATCGGCAAGGCTGTCTCGTCCGGCTGCGTGCGCCTGCTCAACCAGGATATCATCGATCTTTACGACCGCGTACCGAACAAGACGCCGATCGTCGTCTGGCAGTGA